A DNA window from Drosophila biarmipes strain raj3 chromosome 2R, RU_DBia_V1.1, whole genome shotgun sequence contains the following coding sequences:
- the LOC108029371 gene encoding uncharacterized protein LOC108029371 — translation MFKLLLCYFLLSAEDGWAFNHGQDLVDFQTYETTFNKEYASTSARNFANYYFIYNRNQVAQHNAQADRNRTTYREAVNQFSDIRLIQFAALLPQALSTVSSAASDPPTTQTAAASYDIITDFGLTVAVEDQGVNCSSSWAYATAKAVEILNAVQTANPLPSSLSAQQLLDCAGMGSGCSTQTPLAALNYLTQLTDAYLYPEVDYPNNNTLKTPGMCQPPSSVSVGVKLASYSAVADNDDAAVMRYVSNGFPVIVEYNPATFGFMQYSSGVYVQEAKALTNPKSSQFLVVVGYDHDADSNLDFWRCLNSFGDTWGEEGYIRIVRRSNQPIAKNAFFPSALA, via the exons ATGTTCAAGTTGCTGCTTTGCTATTTTCTGCTCTCCGCTGAGGACGGATGGGCCTTTAACCATGGCCAGGACTTAGTGGACTTTCAAACTTACGAG ACAACATTCAACAAGGAGTATGCGTCGACCTCAGCGCGCAACTTTGCCAATTACTACTTCATCTACAACCGCAACCAGGTGGCTCAGCACAATGCCCAGGCGGACCGGAATCGTACCACTTATCGCGAGGCGGTCAATCAGTTCTCGGACATTCGCTTGATCCAGTTCGCAGCCCTTCTGCCCCAGGCCTTATCCACGGTGTCGTCGGCGGCCAGTGACCCACCCACCACCCAAACGGCAGCCGCCTCCTACGATATCATCACGGACTTCGGACTGACCGTAGCAGTGGAGGACCAAGGAGTtaactgcagcagcagttggGCCTACGCCACCGCCAAGGCCGTGGAGATTTTGAATGCTGTGCAAACGGCTAATCCACTGCCCTCCTCCTTGTCCGCCCAGCAACTGCTCGATTGCGCGGGAATGGGCTCCGGATGCAGCACACAGACACCCCTGGCTGCCCTGAACTACCTCACCCAGCTGACGGATGCGTATTTGTATCCGGAGGTGGACTACCCCAATAACAACACACTAAAAACTCCGGGAATGTGCCAGCCTCCCTCCTCAGTGTCAGTGGGTGTGAAGTTAGCCAGCTACTCCGCAGTAGCCGACAACGATGACGCCGCTGTAATGCGTTACGTATCGAACGGGTTTCCTGTAATCGTGGAGTACAATCCGGCAACCTTCGGCTTTATGCAATACTCCAGTGGGGTGTACGTGCAGGAGGCGAAGGCCCTGACCAACCCCAAGAGCTCACAGTTCTTGGTGGTCGTGGGCTACGATCACGACGCGGACTCCAATTTGGACTTCTGGCGGTGCCTGAACTCCTTCGGAGATACGTGGGGCGAGGAAGGTTATATCAGAATCGTGCGCAGGTCCAACCAGCCCATTGCCAAGAATGCTTTCTTCCCCAGTGCACTGGCCTAG
- the LOC108029328 gene encoding uncharacterized protein LOC108029328, with product MPDRKIIHQMNLKNPISYMSSEKSFLYQKTPSVTSSDKSQRTFGSVISTTDMVLSVLPRRKREENKSFAATDTDKNLFDTFPENHDVQDDIKNSTLGSVRDEVKTRESLALRDLDLREQWRQTLYAEERAFVQGRIQELMKKVGIRKDFRPPKPERDFVTENIHRLRNIQPTKRSHFEEKVKPRGKP from the coding sequence ATGCCAGATCGGAAAATAATTCACCAAATGAACTTAAAGAATCCGATTTCCTACATGTCTAGCGagaaaagttttctttatCAGAAGACACCAAGTGTAACTTCATCGGATAAAAGCCAGCGAACTTTCGGATCTGTAATAAGCACAACGGATATGGTCCTGTCTGTGCTACCGAGACGAAAGAGGGAGGAAAACAAGAGCTTCGCAGCCACGGATACAGACAAAAACTTGTTTGACACTTTTCCGGAGAACCACGATGTGCAAGATGACATAAAGAATAGCACCTTGGGGTCGGTGCGCGACGAGGTCAAGACCCGGGAGAGCCTGGCACTCAGAGATCTGGACTTGCGGGAACAGTGGCGACAGACTCTTTACGCTGAGGAGCGGGCCTTTGTACAGGGACGCATCCAGGAGCTGATGAAGAAGGTGGGCATACGCAAGGACTTTCGACCCCCGAAACCCGAACGGGATTTTGTGACGGAGAACATTCATAGGCTTCGTAATATACAGCCGACGAAAAGATCACACTTTGAGGAAAAGGTGAAACCGCGAGGGAAGCCTTGA
- the LOC108029329 gene encoding uncharacterized protein LOC108029329: protein MGTVFIVVGVPLILGLQGAARSLPTFSVIPSPATGIGVVDSSTDAEISKQSAKNTSAVSGGHHCQSAWQKFLIDFNVHYENDFERQKRGNIFCKNWKNIHNVQYESGLESFKKGINQWSDLTIEEWKEKQQPGIKSNISQTEINTKATEDVRDNISCRAAWHQFLIEFGAKHYDAAETEKRRDIFCDNWKAVQGHNLQYELGIQSFRKGINQYSDLTTEEWKNKQRPSLAPEFSKNPFATDTSNTNIKCQYAWEKFLIDFGAIYQDAAETEARQKIFCDNWKAIQNHNVQYELGVVSFKKGVNQWSDLTFEEWKNKQRPSLALQFSE from the exons ATGGGCACAGTTTTTATTGTGGTTGGCGTTCCACTAATCCTGGGATTGCAGGGCGCGGCACGTAGCCTCCCTACATTTTCAGTCATCCCCTCACCAGCAACTGGAATAGGTGTTGTTGACTCATCGACAGACGCAGAAATCTCAAAACAGTCAGCTAAAAATACCAGTGCAGTATCAGGTGGGCATCATTGCCAATCTGCATGGCAAAAGTTCCTG ATCGATTTTAATGTACACTACGAGAACGATTTCGAGCGACAGAAGCGAGGGAACATCTTCTgcaaaaattggaaaaatattcACAATGTGCAATACGAATCAGGACTCGAGAGTTTTAAGAAGGGTATAAACCAGTGGAGTGATCTTACCATTGAAGAGTGGAAGGAGAAGCAACAGCCCGGGATCAAATCGAACATTTCCCAGACTGAAATCAACACAAAAGCCACTGAGGATGTGAGAGATAACATTAGTTGTCGGGCTGCCTGGCACCAGTTTCTG ATTGAATTCGGAGCGAAACATTACGATGCTGCCGAAACCGAGAAACGCCGAGATATCTTTTGCGACAACTGGAAAGCGGTTCAGGGGCACAACTTGCAATACGAATTGGGTATCCAATCCTTTAGGAAGGGTATAAATCAGTACAGTGATCTTACTACTGAAGAGTGGAAAAACAAACAGCGTCCTAGTCTTGCTCCAGAGTTTTCTAAGAACCCCTTCGCAACTGATACGTCCAATACTAACATTAAATGCCAGTATGCCTGGGAAAAGTTCTTG ATTGACTTCGGGGCTATATATCAGGATGCCGCTGAAACAGAGGCACGCCAAAAAATCTTTTGTGACAACTGGAAAGCGATTCAGAATCACAATGTCCAATACGAATTGGGGGTCGTGTCCTTTAAGAAGGGTGTAAATCAGTGGAGTGACCTTACCTTTGAAGAGTGGAAAAACAAACAGCGACCTAGTCTTGCTCTACAATTTTCCGAGTAA
- the LOC108029692 gene encoding synaptogyrin — protein MDMLNQILSINNGGAYGGGKAGGAFDPLTFAMKPQVVIRALCWLFSVVVFGCISSEGWTEKDGKEYCLYNGDGMACKYGNMVGVFGFLASMGFMGGEFLFERMSSVKSRKRYVMADMGFSAAWTFMYFVAFLYLWSQWSSSPPPPLGIGAGSMKTAIWFCLFSIVSWALCALMAYKRFLIGAGDEFTSAFETDPANVVHQQAYGYSMDNDNDQYSASPFGQPQQGGMEQQPSGMEYQQPTY, from the exons ATGGACATGCTCAACCAGATACTCAGCATCAATAACGGTGGCGCCTACGGGGGCGGGAAGGCTGGTGGCGCCTTTGACCCACTCACGTTCGCAATGAAGCCCCAAGTTGTCATCAGGGCCCTCTGCTGG CTCTTCTCGGTCGTGGTCTTCGGCTGCATATCCTCGGAGGGATGGACGGAGAAGGATGGCAAGGAGTACTGCCTATACAATGGCGATGGCATGGCCTGCAAGTACGGCAACATGGTGGGCGTTTTCGGGTTCCTGGCCTCCATGGGATTCATGGGTGGCGAGTTCCTTTTCGAGCGGATGTCGTCGGTAAAGAGCAGAAAGCGTTACGTCATGGCTGACATGGGATTCTCGG CCGCCTGGACCTTTATGTACTTCGTGGCCTTCCTCTACTTGTGGTCTCAATGGAGCTCGTCGCCCCCGCCGCCACTGGGTATCGGAGCTGGCAGCATGAAAACCGCCATTTGGTTCTGCCTCTTCTCAATTGTTAGCTGG GCCCTATGTGCTCTGATGGCCTATAAGCGTTTTCTGATCGGCGCCGGTGATGAATTCACTTCGGCCTTCGAAACGGACCCGGCCAACGTGGTTCATCAACAAGCATACGGTTACTCAATGGATAACGACAATGACCAGTATAGCGCCTCTCCATTTGGCCAGCCCCAACAGG GTGGTATGGAGCAGCAGCCATCCGGAATGGAGTACCAGCAGCCCACCTACTAA
- the LOC108029378 gene encoding procathepsin L — MRMCSPMWLHLALGMAMLGAVSLQRLQPFPKLCDVQNFDDYLRQTGKVYSDEERVFRESIFAAKMSLITLSNKNADNGVAGFRLGVNPLADMTRKEIGTLLGSKVSEFGERYTNGHINFVTAKKSPESVNLPEKFDWREKGGVTPPGFQGVGCGSCWSFATTGALEGHIFRRTGVLASLSQQDLVDCADDYGNMGCDGGFQEYGFEYIRDHGVTLANKYPYTQTEMQCRQNETAGRPPRESLVKIRDYATITPGDEDKMKEVIATLGPLACSMNADTISFEQYGGGIYEDDECNQGEVNHSVTVVGYGSENGRDYWIIKNSYSQNWGEGGFMRLIRNAGGFCGIASECSYPIL, encoded by the exons ATGCGGATGTGCTCACCGATGTGGCTGCATTTGGCGCTGGGAATGGCCATGCTGGGTGCTGTGTCATTGCAGCGGCTGCAACCTTTCCCAAAGCTCTGCGATGTCCAAAACTTCGACGACTACCTCCGCCAAACGGGCAAGGTGTACTCCGATGAGGAGCGGGTTTTTCGCGAGAGTATCTTTGCGGCCAAGATGTCGCTGATCACGCTGAGCAACAAGAATGCCGACAACGGAGTGGCCGGATTCCGCCTGGGAGTCAACCCATTGGCTGACATGACCAGGAAGGAGATTGGCACCCTGCTGGGATCTAAGGTCTCCGAATTCGGCGA GAGGTACACAAATGGGCACATTAACTTTGTGACGGCCAAGAAGAGTCCGGAGAGTGTCAATCTTCCGGAAAAGTTTGATTGGCGCGAGAAGGGAGGAGTGACTCCGCCCGGATTCCAGGGCGTAGGATGTGGTTCCTGCTGGTCGTTCGCCACCACCGGAGCTCTCGAGGGTCACATATTCCGCCGGACAGGTGTGCTGGCCTCGCTGTCGCAGCAGGATCTGGTGGACTGTGCCGACGACTACGGAAATATGGGATGCGACGGTGGCTTCCAGGAGTACGGCTTCGAATATATTCGCGACCATGGCGTTACCTTGGCCAACAAGTATCCGTACACGCAGACGGAGATGCAGTGCCGCCAGAACGAGACGGCCGGACGTCCGCCCAGGGAGAGTCTGGTGAAGATCCGAGATTACGCCACCATTACGCCGGGGGATGAGGATAAGATGAAGGAGGTGATCGCCACCCTGGGTCCACTGGCCTGCTCCATGAACGCGGACACCATTTCGTTCGAACAGTACGGCGGCGGAATCTACGAGGACGATGAGTGCAACCAGGGTGAGGTGAACCATTCGGTCACTGTGGTCGGCTACGGATCGGAGAACGGACGCGACTACTGGATTATAAAGAACTCGTACTCGCAGAATTGGGGCGAGGGCGGCTTCATGCGTCTGATCCGTAATGCCGGTGGATTCTGCGGAATAGCCAGCGAGTGCAGTTACCCCATTCTGTAG